CAAAGTGCTACGTTCTGGATAAAGCCTATGATTCTGAACATATTCATCAACTGATTCACGAAGATTTGCATTCTCAATCAATGATTCCGGTACGCGACTGGCATGCTTCGTACGTCTCGGGAAAATACCGGCAAATTATGGCAAGTTCATTCAACCTTAAAACATATCGCCGCAGAAATATAGCGGAGACGGTTTTCTCCATTTTGAAACGATTGTTGGGGGAGACTCTTTACTCACGTTCTCATCGTCAGTTGGGGAGAGAGATCAAGGTTAAAGGGATTGTCTTTTCTATCGATCGTTTCCTCAAAAATCAGCGAATGTTTAATTTGCTGTCAGGATTTCGACAAAGCCAAAAAAGCACAAATTGACGAGAAAACTCCGTTTTCACGTTTTTTCAAGACGGGCTTTGATTCAACCGACCAATAAACCATATAATGCTATATAAAAAATGCATTTTTTTGGGGAGGGTTTTCGCATTTTCAGATATCCTTTTGATCCTTGAGGATTGTGCAGTCTCGTGACACCGTTAACCAGAGCAACCTTGGTCTAAGAGAATTTTCCAAGAACCGCAAGCTCATTAGTTGAAACCAACAAAACGCATCCAGCGTAGCTATATTTTTTACCAAGGGGAATCATTGGTAATATTATACCATGTCCGACAATGCCCAGATGCTCACATCCAAAGAGGTAGCAGACAGGCTTGGAGTTCACCAGAAAACCGTTCACCTATGGCTTCGTTCCGGAAAACTTCAAGGGATAAAAATTTCATACCGTGCCTGGAGAATTCCCAAAGAATCCCTTGATTCCTTTATCGATGCAAATAGTAACAGATCGGCTAAACCGGGATTGAAAACATCCACGGGAAACAATCTGGAACAAAAAAATACCCTTCAGACAATACTTAGTCAGGATAAAAAAGAAGAAATAATTACGCCCCAATCAAAAATGAAATATTATATCCGGGATATTATGGGGGAACAATCCTCTGATAGTAAATAAGACGAATTGTATCTGATCCGGGATCTCCCGGCTAAAAAAATTAAATTATTCTGGCTCTGTTGAAATCCTCTTTTTCCTTTTATTCGCTTATTTTCTTCTAAATGTAAGGAGTGTGACCCCTCTCTCCCATAGGGGGAAGCAGCCCAAGGGGTGCATCCCCTCCCCCTTCCGTTTTTTTGAGTTTTATTCAACCATCCGAGTGAATATCATTCCTGGGGATGCCTCTAGCGTGCGGGGACGGAAGCATGATGTGCCGGAGCCCCGGGGAGCAACTGCTTGATTCTCTTAAGGATTTCAACAGAGCTATTATTCTCTAAAAACAAATTTTTTTACTATCTCCCAATTCTGGTAAGGATGAGAGGTTATCGACAGAGAAAACTGCTGAATCCCTATGTCTTTTTTAAAGAATAAACCACATAATGCTATACAAAAAGAGGGTTTTTTCTACTATTGTTAAAGAACAACAATATACAAAAAATGAGGTTGTATAATCGATGGACGAGGAGAATATTCAGCAGGAAATCAACAAGTACAAAAAATTCAAGAAAGTTGATGGTGCCACCTATCGGAAAGTGAATCATTTCTTACGGAAACGCACGTACATAACTGCAAGAGAATGGGCGCTTGCACGGCTCTGCACCGATTTTCGTACATCCGGGGGAGCGGAGATGACCTTCATCGGTAAACACCTTCCTGAACTGGTTCCCTTCATGGAAGATACATATACTCCCCAAGCCGTAAACCAAGCTCGCAACTCCTTCAAGAAAAAAGTGAGAAAGGCTAGTGCAACCTTTTTTTATGGTGCAATGTGTGGTTTTTTTACAACAGATGAACTTGATGATCTTCTCTTTGAGGCAAGCGAAGTTGCGAGATTCCTTCTGGAGGTAGAAGGAACAACATTGGATATCGATGAAGAGATTGATATTGAAGATCGCATAACAACGGTGATGAGAAGCGTCGGCGAAGCCGCAAAAACCATACTCAAGACACGGGGAGAGGAAAATGACCTCCCCATTTCATCAAGTAAATCAGAGGTTCCTCATCCGGATATTTTGTTACCAGATTCTACAGATATCGATAATCCAGATTCCATTCAAAAGAAAGGGGAAGATTCCATAAAAATTTCAGTTAATAATGAATATAATGATCCAATAGTTGCAGAAGGTCACAAAAACGTTCAAGATAATATAACAAAAACAGATCAACAGAACAATAACTCCGACAAAAAAAATGATACTGGGATACATCCATTATGAAAATCATCCAGGTTGTTGGCCGTTCAAATTCCGGTAAAACCACATTCATCAAAAATCTTATTCCGGAACTCAGGATGCTCGGTTCCGTTTCTGTTATTAAACATCTTGGAGATCATGACTACCATCTCGAAGAGGGGAAGGATACAACTGTTTTTTTTAAAGCGGGCGCAGATATTGCTGTAGGTATTGACGCAACTAAATCAGTTGTTGCTATCAACAAGAACTCACTGGAGGATGCGTTAAAATTCCTTGCTGGACAGGGGATGGATTACACGGTTATTGAGGGATTTAAACAGTATCCATTTTCAAAGATTGTGATTGGCAGCCTTGAAACCGAAAAGTGCGTTCTTACCAATCCTACAGTGAACCAGGTTATTATAAATCTTGAGCTTTTTGAAGATTATCATGATTAAAGCCCATTCGGGGAATTGTATATGACGGCAGTAAAAATGCAAAAACAACTGTTCGGCACGAACGGTGTAAGGGGAGTTACCGGTAAGGAGATTACACCGGAACTTATGATCACAGTTGGTCTGGCCCTTGGAACTATGAGGAAAGGACAAATTGGAGTTGGCCGTGATACTCGCACATCTGGCGAATCCCTTATTAAAGCCTTAAAAGCCGGCCTCCTTGCAGCAGGATGCGATGTGGTCGATTGCGGGATTCTCCCTACTCCCGCACTTCAGTATCTTGTCAAGGAGCACTTCGATGGGGGCGCAATGATAACTGCATCTCATAACCCACCCGAATATAACGGGGTCAAAATCATCGAGCCGGATGGAACAGAGATGGGTGACGAAGAGACAATAAAACTTGAAACGTTAATTTTCAGCCGTTCTTTTCCTCCAGTGAAATGGGAGGAGTCAGGCAGGGAATCATCGGCTCCATCCCTCATCCAAGAGTATTGTTCATCAATTTCAGAGTATTTCCCGGGCAACCCGGGAAAAGGAATGACCGTTGTCGCGGACCCCGGTTCAGGCCCTGCCTGCCTTACAACTTCAACTATTCTCACAGCAATGGGATGTCGTGTTATAACGATTAATGGCAAGATGGATGGAACCTTTCCCGGGCGACTTCCTGAACCTTCCATTGAAGGCCTTGCATCTCTGTCAGAACTGGTTATCAGCAGCGGAGCCGCATTTGGAGTGGCACACGACGGGGATGCAGACCGGGCTGTATTTGTTGACGAAACAGGTAAATTTATCGAGGAAGACCAGCAGTTTGCTCTGATTGCCCAATATATTTGCCGTAAAAAAACAGGGACTGTTGTGACTCCAGTAAGCACAGGCCAGATTGTCGAAATGGTAATAACAAGAGAGGGTGGTTCGGTAACATACACACCAGTCGGTAGTATCTATGTTGCCCGGACAATGCGTTTATTGCTTGAGAATGATGTTAATGTTATCTTTGGGGGCGAAGGAAATGGAGGACTGATCTTTCCTGAACATCAATTCTGCCGGGATGGTGGCATGACAGCAGCGATGATGGTATCGATCCTGTCTTCGACCGATAAAAAGTTATCAGAACTCATCGACCAACTGCCTCGAAGATATGTCCTTAAGGATAAGATCAGAACATCAAAGGGAAAAGAAATTTTAGAGGGAATAAAGGCCGATTATTCCCATGAAAAAGTCGATCAAACTGATGGTCTGAAAATTATCAGGAAAAACGCCTGGATTCTTGTGAGAGCATCAGGAACGGAACCGATAATCCGGATCATTGTCGACGCGGATGATCCTGAAAAATGCCGGGATTTTCAGAATGAAATCAAACAAAAAATTCTGGCATTTGGATAAAACGGAAATCGATTTGGAAGAGTACATATTGCACCTTCATATGGCTTCCTTCATTCATTGTAATTCGAATAAATGCTTTTTCAACAATATTCAGGTACGATCTTGTTAATACTCTGATATATCGTATAAAACGCTAAATATTGTTTAGTATGTCAAAAAAATATAAATTTAAGCCTGATTGTTATCGGAATATTTATTAATAATTTAATCTAATTCACAGTAATTATTTATCAGATCCCTTTGTGAATGATATGGTTCCATCAAATGAGATTCTGGGAAAACTCCAAGAAGCCCTTCCAAGCGAAGTCTGGATGAGCATAAAATCAGCTATACCGGACATTTCCCTCGCTCAAGGAAGAAAATCCCAGAAAAATATCATTCGGGAAATCAACAGGATTATCATAGATACTTCGATCAAGCGCAATAATGCATTATTATTGAATCTTCTTCCAGAGATATCTGATGATGAAACCGAGACTCTTTTCTCGCAGATCACAAACCAGTATATCAGTACAAAAAATGATCTCTGGTTCAAATCGATTTTTTCGCTCTCAGAAAAAATGGGGAAGAAAAGTAATCAATCACGAATTTTTGCCAGGATCGCACGGGATCTTATTGACAAAGGTGTATCCAGTTCAGATCCCCACCTCATTCTGGATGGAATGACCGTATTGCAAAAGATCAGTTTCAGGAAATATCGATCTGAAATAATGATTGATATTATCCCACTTCTTATCGTGTGGGCAATTACTATCCGGGATAAGGAGTTTATTTACACTTCTCTCAAACTCATTGAAGAGATTGGAGATATTTCCAAACGAGCAGTCTTGCATTCAGAGCTCGCTAAAGCACTGGCAACGATAGCCATTCTTGAGAAAGACCGTTCATCATTTTTCGACAGTATCAGCCAAGCAACAGCTATCCACCAGAAAAACCGGAGGCATGATTGCCTTGTATTTATTATTGAGAAAGGATCCAGATCCGTTTTCGGAAAAGAGATGGCTAATGTGCCATTATTCATCAACAATTTCCAGAAAGTGCCTCATGAAGCATATCTTGAAATAATCGGTGCCCTC
Above is a window of uncultured Methanoregula sp. DNA encoding:
- a CDS encoding helix-turn-helix domain-containing protein; protein product: MSDNAQMLTSKEVADRLGVHQKTVHLWLRSGKLQGIKISYRAWRIPKESLDSFIDANSNRSAKPGLKTSTGNNLEQKNTLQTILSQDKKEEIITPQSKMKYYIRDIMGEQSSDSK
- the mobB gene encoding molybdopterin-guanine dinucleotide biosynthesis protein B codes for the protein MKIIQVVGRSNSGKTTFIKNLIPELRMLGSVSVIKHLGDHDYHLEEGKDTTVFFKAGADIAVGIDATKSVVAINKNSLEDALKFLAGQGMDYTVIEGFKQYPFSKIVIGSLETEKCVLTNPTVNQVIINLELFEDYHD
- a CDS encoding DUF5806 family protein codes for the protein MDEENIQQEINKYKKFKKVDGATYRKVNHFLRKRTYITAREWALARLCTDFRTSGGAEMTFIGKHLPELVPFMEDTYTPQAVNQARNSFKKKVRKASATFFYGAMCGFFTTDELDDLLFEASEVARFLLEVEGTTLDIDEEIDIEDRITTVMRSVGEAAKTILKTRGEENDLPISSSKSEVPHPDILLPDSTDIDNPDSIQKKGEDSIKISVNNEYNDPIVAEGHKNVQDNITKTDQQNNNSDKKNDTGIHPL
- the glmM gene encoding phosphoglucosamine mutase, which gives rise to MTAVKMQKQLFGTNGVRGVTGKEITPELMITVGLALGTMRKGQIGVGRDTRTSGESLIKALKAGLLAAGCDVVDCGILPTPALQYLVKEHFDGGAMITASHNPPEYNGVKIIEPDGTEMGDEETIKLETLIFSRSFPPVKWEESGRESSAPSLIQEYCSSISEYFPGNPGKGMTVVADPGSGPACLTTSTILTAMGCRVITINGKMDGTFPGRLPEPSIEGLASLSELVISSGAAFGVAHDGDADRAVFVDETGKFIEEDQQFALIAQYICRKKTGTVVTPVSTGQIVEMVITREGGSVTYTPVGSIYVARTMRLLLENDVNVIFGGEGNGGLIFPEHQFCRDGGMTAAMMVSILSSTDKKLSELIDQLPRRYVLKDKIRTSKGKEILEGIKADYSHEKVDQTDGLKIIRKNAWILVRASGTEPIIRIIVDADDPEKCRDFQNEIKQKILAFG